In the genome of Saccharomonospora viridis DSM 43017, one region contains:
- the betT gene encoding choline BCCT transporter BetT — METGGEDESERTRSLSTRDEMGRSGGLKRLVFLGSATAIIALSAWAIITPDGASHVIGTAVTWVSSNLGWYYFLVATLYLAFVVFVAVSRYGSVKLGPEHSTPDYGVFSWAAMLFAAGIGIDLMFFSVAGPVSHYLAPPGGEGQTVEAARQAVVWTLFHYGITGWSMYALMGLALAYFSFRYRLPLAIRSALYPIIGKRIHGRFGDTVDIAAILGTVFGISVSLGIGVVQLNYGLNFMFGIPEGIAAQIGLIILAAFMATASAVSGVDKGIRRLSQLNVILAGILMLYILVLGDPASLLNALILNIGDYISRLPAMTLNTFAYDEPFPIEWLNDWTLFFWAWWIAWAPFVGLFLARISRGRTIRQFVAATLVVPFLFTLTFLSVLGNSALSVVRQGNLEFGTTAMEMPERGFYGLLAQYPGVVFSASVATFVGLLLYVTSADSGALVMANLSSRLPTPLTDAKPWLRVFWAMATGLLTMAMLIVGGVDALTSATIIMGLPFSVVMLLITWGLHKALRVERFRREAMVATLPSSLSVRTVSLPGEGPSAWRHRLARALSHPNKRAARRFLTDVCRPALQEVTEELRTRDVEASLSEDIDPETGLPRLTLRVPMGTEHSFGYRLYPVRRATPSYAMRAVTADDTYYRVEVHLPEGGQGYDVMGYTREQLIGDVLDQYERHLEFLRLHREAEAGEVLPDYTPQTSDPDNEPPLRRDSD, encoded by the coding sequence ATGGAGACAGGCGGCGAGGACGAGTCCGAACGGACGCGCTCACTGTCTACTCGGGATGAAATGGGAAGAAGCGGTGGGCTGAAGCGACTGGTGTTCCTGGGCTCGGCGACGGCGATCATCGCGTTGTCGGCCTGGGCGATCATCACCCCGGACGGCGCCTCGCACGTCATCGGTACCGCCGTCACGTGGGTCTCTTCCAATCTCGGCTGGTACTACTTCCTCGTCGCCACGCTCTACCTGGCGTTCGTGGTCTTCGTGGCGGTGTCGCGGTACGGCTCGGTGAAACTCGGCCCGGAGCACTCCACTCCCGACTACGGGGTGTTCTCGTGGGCCGCCATGCTGTTCGCCGCGGGGATCGGCATCGATCTGATGTTCTTCTCCGTGGCCGGACCGGTGAGCCACTACCTCGCCCCGCCTGGAGGCGAGGGACAGACCGTGGAGGCCGCACGGCAGGCGGTCGTATGGACCCTGTTCCACTACGGCATCACCGGATGGTCGATGTACGCTCTGATGGGACTGGCGCTCGCATACTTCTCGTTCCGCTACCGTCTTCCCCTGGCGATCCGCTCCGCCCTGTACCCCATCATCGGCAAACGCATCCACGGCCGCTTCGGCGACACCGTGGACATCGCCGCCATCCTCGGTACGGTCTTCGGCATCTCGGTATCACTCGGGATCGGTGTCGTTCAGCTCAACTACGGGCTGAACTTCATGTTCGGCATCCCCGAGGGAATCGCCGCCCAGATCGGTCTGATCATTCTGGCCGCCTTCATGGCCACCGCTTCCGCGGTGTCGGGTGTGGACAAGGGGATCCGCAGACTCTCGCAGCTCAACGTCATTCTCGCGGGAATCCTGATGTTGTACATACTCGTGCTGGGCGATCCGGCGAGTCTGCTCAACGCCTTGATCCTCAACATCGGCGACTACATCAGCCGGCTCCCGGCGATGACCTTGAACACCTTCGCCTACGACGAACCGTTCCCGATCGAGTGGCTCAACGACTGGACGTTGTTCTTCTGGGCGTGGTGGATCGCCTGGGCCCCGTTCGTGGGCCTGTTCCTGGCGCGGATCTCACGGGGCCGCACCATCCGACAGTTCGTGGCCGCCACCCTCGTCGTACCGTTCCTGTTCACCCTCACGTTCCTGTCGGTACTGGGCAACAGCGCGCTCAGCGTGGTGCGGCAGGGCAACCTCGAATTCGGCACCACGGCCATGGAGATGCCCGAACGGGGTTTCTACGGGCTCCTCGCCCAGTACCCGGGCGTCGTCTTCAGCGCGAGCGTGGCCACGTTCGTCGGCCTGTTGCTGTACGTGACCTCGGCCGACTCCGGGGCGTTGGTGATGGCCAACCTCAGTTCCCGGCTGCCCACTCCCCTCACGGACGCCAAACCGTGGCTGCGTGTCTTCTGGGCCATGGCGACCGGACTTCTCACCATGGCCATGCTCATCGTCGGCGGCGTGGACGCGCTCACCAGCGCCACCATCATCATGGGGTTGCCGTTCTCGGTCGTGATGCTGCTGATCACCTGGGGACTGCACAAGGCGTTGCGGGTGGAACGTTTCCGCAGGGAGGCGATGGTCGCCACGTTGCCTTCGTCGCTGTCGGTGCGCACCGTCTCCCTGCCGGGGGAAGGACCGAGCGCCTGGCGACACCGGTTGGCGCGAGCGCTCAGCCACCCCAACAAACGCGCGGCGAGAAGGTTCTTGACCGACGTGTGCCGACCCGCGTTGCAGGAGGTGACCGAGGAATTGCGGACCCGGGACGTCGAGGCGAGCTTGAGTGAGGACATCGACCCCGAGACCGGGTTACCGCGCCTGACGCTGCGGGTGCCGATGGGAACCGAGCACTCCTTCGGCTACCGACTGTATCCCGTGCGGCGCGCCACGCCTTCGTACGCCATGCGGGCGGTGACCGCGGACGACACCTACTACCGGGTCGAGGTCCATCTGCCCGAGGGTGGGCAGGGCTACGACGTCATGGGCTACACCCGGGAGCAACTCATCGGTGACGTCCTCGACCAGTACGAACGCCACCTGGAGTTCCTGCGGTTGCATCGGGAGGCCGAAGCCGGGGAGGTGCTGCCCGACTACACGCCTCAGACCTCGGACCCGGACAACGAACCCCCGCTGCGTCGGGATTCCGATTGA
- a CDS encoding PucR family transcriptional regulator yields MVTLDRLINVLSGYGVRPLASVPTRDAELHSVVVHDPAEPTVSVGDAVLAVGVRDLSRAVGLAIAAQAVVVLVHDPGDSASDVREVATTAAEHGVTVLVVDSAVSWSQVCGVVYGLVLEGGEAESGRGPSDLFALADAIASTVEGQVTIEDRLSRVVAYSSLQQGADPARLDTILGRRVSEPVRKLFEQRGVFRHLATSDEPLFVAPSPEHGLRGRMVAGVRAGRELLGSVWVTCDEPLTGARLRELRDGAEAVALHLLRSRVSADLERQVESELVVELLDGTPDAAAVCGKLGLPPETFRVVALQAHADDERHAAVLLAYDRATTGFGWSRPGRSTLFGNTVYTLLPCGDDPTPARDWVDELVRALPAHVTVSAGIGGVCELSELPAGKREAEECLALHVTQPHRAPVEYDEAWHEILLQRLRTAAEAGRQPTRGPIVELTRHDAAHNTRYVATLRAWLETQGDLGAAAATLDVHPNTVRYRMRRISELVKWDLDDPRTRLALLIALAASE; encoded by the coding sequence ATGGTCACACTCGATCGGCTCATCAACGTCCTGAGTGGTTACGGGGTCCGCCCGTTGGCGAGCGTGCCCACGAGGGACGCCGAGTTGCACAGTGTCGTCGTCCATGACCCTGCGGAGCCCACGGTGTCCGTGGGGGACGCGGTGTTGGCCGTCGGTGTGCGTGACCTGTCCCGCGCGGTCGGGCTGGCGATCGCCGCGCAGGCGGTCGTGGTGCTGGTGCACGACCCCGGGGATTCCGCGAGCGATGTGCGGGAGGTGGCGACGACAGCCGCCGAACACGGGGTGACGGTGCTGGTCGTGGATTCCGCGGTGTCGTGGAGTCAGGTGTGCGGCGTGGTCTACGGCCTGGTGTTGGAAGGCGGCGAAGCCGAGTCGGGCAGAGGGCCGAGCGATCTGTTCGCACTGGCCGATGCCATCGCCTCCACGGTGGAAGGGCAGGTCACCATCGAGGACCGGCTGTCCCGGGTGGTCGCCTATTCGTCGCTACAGCAGGGAGCGGACCCGGCACGCCTGGACACCATCCTGGGCCGACGGGTGTCGGAGCCGGTGCGGAAACTGTTCGAGCAACGCGGTGTGTTCCGACATCTGGCCACGTCCGACGAGCCGCTGTTCGTGGCACCGTCGCCGGAACACGGGCTGCGGGGCCGCATGGTGGCGGGTGTGCGGGCGGGCCGGGAGTTGCTCGGCTCGGTGTGGGTCACGTGTGACGAGCCGCTCACCGGGGCCCGGTTACGGGAGTTGCGGGACGGTGCCGAGGCGGTCGCGTTGCACCTGCTGCGGTCGAGGGTGAGCGCCGACCTGGAGCGGCAGGTGGAATCGGAACTCGTCGTCGAGCTGTTGGACGGCACGCCCGACGCGGCGGCGGTGTGTGGCAAGCTCGGCTTACCACCGGAGACCTTCCGAGTGGTGGCCCTGCAGGCCCATGCCGACGACGAGCGACACGCGGCCGTGCTGCTCGCCTACGACCGGGCGACCACGGGATTCGGGTGGTCCCGGCCCGGCCGCAGCACGTTGTTCGGCAACACCGTCTACACACTGCTGCCCTGCGGGGACGATCCGACGCCCGCGCGGGACTGGGTGGACGAACTGGTCCGGGCACTGCCCGCGCACGTCACGGTCTCGGCGGGTATCGGAGGTGTGTGCGAGCTGAGCGAACTTCCCGCTGGGAAACGAGAGGCGGAGGAGTGCTTGGCCCTGCACGTCACCCAACCCCATCGCGCACCCGTGGAGTACGACGAGGCGTGGCACGAGATCCTCTTGCAACGGTTGCGCACGGCCGCGGAGGCCGGCAGACAACCCACCCGGGGTCCGATCGTGGAACTGACCCGGCACGACGCCGCCCACAACACCCGGTACGTGGCGACGCTCCGGGCGTGGTTGGAGACGCAAGGTGACCTCGGCGCGGCGGCCGCGACACTCGACGTGCATCCGAACACCGTCCGCTACCGCATGCGTAGGATCAGCGAGCTGGTGAAGTGGGACCTCGACGACCCGAGGACCCGACTCGCCCTGTTGATCGCGTTGGCCGCGAGCGAATGA
- a CDS encoding PRC and DUF2382 domain-containing protein, translated as MATTLRPEELIDNSVVDMEGRKIGKVGTVYLSDESRQPEWVTVKTGLFGQKESFVPLQGAYLESDGIHVQTSKEKVSEAPRIDTDTDLSGEESAELYTHYNLPAPRGAMPEERSRTDTETRSEQGTTGAAGARGRTDERTGPRSEGEAMVRSEEHLRAGTEETESGRVRLRKYVVTEEEQMNVPVSHEEVRIEREPISESDRSAPHDIGEEEQEVILHREQARVTKENVPVEKVRLGKEKVTEEETVAGEVRKEKFDIEEEEGGRRGRRGRNT; from the coding sequence GTGGCCACGACATTACGTCCGGAGGAACTGATCGACAACTCGGTCGTCGACATGGAAGGCCGCAAGATCGGCAAGGTCGGCACCGTCTATCTGTCCGACGAATCCCGGCAGCCTGAGTGGGTCACCGTGAAGACCGGGCTTTTCGGCCAGAAGGAGAGCTTCGTCCCCCTGCAGGGTGCCTACCTGGAGTCCGACGGTATTCACGTCCAGACGTCCAAGGAGAAGGTGTCCGAAGCGCCCCGGATCGACACCGACACCGACCTCTCGGGGGAGGAAAGTGCGGAACTGTACACGCACTACAACCTTCCCGCCCCCAGGGGGGCCATGCCCGAGGAGCGGAGTCGGACGGACACGGAGACCCGCTCCGAGCAGGGGACGACCGGTGCCGCCGGAGCCCGGGGTCGAACTGACGAGCGAACAGGGCCCCGCTCCGAAGGCGAGGCGATGGTGCGCTCCGAGGAGCACTTGCGGGCCGGCACCGAGGAGACGGAAAGCGGTCGGGTCCGGCTGCGCAAGTACGTGGTGACCGAAGAGGAGCAGATGAATGTTCCGGTGTCCCACGAAGAGGTCCGGATCGAGCGCGAACCGATCAGTGAATCCGACCGTTCGGCTCCCCACGACATCGGGGAGGAGGAACAAGAGGTGATCCTGCACCGCGAACAGGCGCGGGTCACCAAGGAGAACGTGCCGGTGGAGAAGGTCCGCCTCGGCAAGGAGAAGGTCACCGAGGAGGAGACCGTCGCCGGTGAGGTCCGCAAGGAGAAGTTCGACATCGAGGAGGAAGAGGGAGGTCGTCGCGGCCGACGCGGCCGCAACACCTGA
- a CDS encoding RtcB family protein: MSVYTTIEGARTDIRLWTDPATVEDEALRQLHNVTTLPWIHGVAVMPDVHYGKGATVGSVIALRDAVSPAAVGVDIGCGMSAVRTSLTASDLPDDLGPLRKRIEDAVPVGFDMHDRPVDVARVTGVGGWGEFWSRFSSLHPGVQKLRERAHRQLGTLGGGNHFIEVCLEQGGEDDGRVWLMLHSGSRGIGNELAKRHIEIAKSLPHNADLPDRDLAVFVTGTPEMEAYRNDLYWAQEYAARNRATMLALVKKALADEVPGVRFDEPISCHHNYVAEERYDGVDLMVTRKGAIRAAKGDLGIIPGSMGTGSYIVRGLGNEASFQSASHGAGRRMSRAKARRSFTAADLAEQTRGVECRKDAGVVDEIPGAYKDIDSVIKAQSDLVEVVAHLKQVVCVKG, from the coding sequence ATGAGCGTGTACACGACGATCGAGGGAGCGAGGACGGATATCCGGCTGTGGACGGACCCTGCGACAGTGGAGGACGAGGCGCTGCGTCAGCTCCACAATGTCACCACGCTCCCCTGGATCCACGGTGTGGCGGTCATGCCCGACGTCCACTACGGCAAGGGGGCCACTGTCGGCAGCGTCATCGCGCTGCGTGATGCCGTGTCCCCGGCGGCCGTCGGGGTGGACATCGGCTGCGGCATGTCCGCGGTACGCACTTCGTTGACCGCCTCGGACCTGCCCGATGACCTCGGTCCGCTCCGGAAGCGGATCGAGGACGCCGTCCCGGTGGGATTCGACATGCACGACAGGCCCGTCGACGTGGCGAGGGTGACCGGCGTCGGCGGGTGGGGCGAGTTCTGGTCCCGGTTCTCCTCCCTGCACCCGGGGGTGCAGAAGCTGCGGGAGCGCGCGCACCGACAGCTGGGCACGCTCGGGGGCGGTAACCACTTCATCGAGGTGTGCCTGGAGCAGGGCGGTGAGGACGACGGCCGGGTGTGGCTCATGCTGCACTCCGGGTCCCGGGGCATCGGTAACGAGCTCGCCAAGCGCCACATCGAGATCGCCAAGAGCCTGCCGCACAACGCCGACCTGCCCGACCGGGATCTCGCCGTGTTCGTGACGGGCACTCCGGAGATGGAGGCGTACCGGAACGACCTGTACTGGGCCCAGGAGTACGCCGCCCGTAACCGGGCCACGATGCTGGCCCTGGTGAAGAAGGCCCTCGCCGACGAGGTGCCGGGCGTGCGGTTCGACGAGCCGATCTCGTGCCATCACAACTACGTGGCCGAGGAGCGCTACGACGGCGTGGACCTGATGGTGACCCGCAAGGGGGCGATCCGGGCGGCCAAGGGGGACCTGGGCATCATCCCCGGCAGTATGGGCACCGGCTCGTACATCGTGCGGGGACTGGGCAACGAGGCGTCGTTCCAGTCCGCCTCCCACGGTGCGGGCAGGAGGATGAGTCGGGCGAAGGCCCGTCGGTCGTTCACCGCCGCCGACCTCGCCGAGCAGACGCGAGGCGTGGAGTGCCGGAAGGACGCGGGGGTCGTCGATGAGATCCCCGGCGCCTACAAGGACATCGACTCGGTGATCAAGGCGCAGTCGGACCTGGTGGAGGTGGTCGCTCACCTCAAACAGGTCGTGTGCGTCAAGGGCTGA
- a CDS encoding aldehyde dehydrogenase family protein, giving the protein MSTLFIDGRWTSASAGATREVVNPYDQSVIRTVDEGDSADANAAIRAARVAFDDSQWGEWTARRRSRLLHRIAELLQRDRAEIARLETLDTGKTLVESGIDVDDVTAVFEYYAAQAESDPGRLVDAGNPAVRSRVVYEPVGVCALIAPWNYPLLQMSWKVAPALAAGNTMVLKPSEITPLTTIKLVELLEEAGTPPGVVNLVLGPGDPVGSTLVESPQVDLVSFTGGLETGRSIMSAAAGTVKRVALELGGKNPNIVFADADFESAIDYALIAVFFHAGQVCSAGTRLVVENSLHERFVAELVKRAERIKLGNGLDSDTESGPLVSAEHRAKVERYVQIGIEEGAWLLAGGRRPEEPALSQGFFYLPTVFDECRSDMRVVQEETFGPIMTVERFSSVEEAVRIGNDTTYGLAGAVWTSDTRKAEYVARKLRHGTVWINDFGPYLPQAEWGGFKRSGVGRELGHAGLAEYQEAKHIYENTAPEPQRWFAR; this is encoded by the coding sequence ATGTCCACTCTGTTCATTGACGGGCGTTGGACGTCCGCGTCCGCAGGAGCGACCCGGGAGGTCGTCAATCCCTACGACCAGTCGGTGATACGTACGGTCGACGAAGGTGACTCCGCCGACGCGAACGCCGCTATCCGCGCGGCACGGGTGGCCTTCGACGACAGCCAATGGGGTGAGTGGACAGCCCGTCGTCGATCACGGTTGCTCCACCGCATCGCGGAGTTGTTGCAACGTGACCGGGCGGAGATCGCGAGACTGGAGACGCTCGACACGGGCAAGACCCTGGTGGAAAGCGGCATCGACGTGGACGATGTCACCGCGGTGTTCGAGTACTACGCCGCGCAGGCCGAATCCGACCCCGGTCGACTCGTCGATGCGGGGAATCCGGCCGTACGCAGCCGCGTGGTGTACGAACCGGTGGGTGTCTGCGCGTTGATCGCGCCGTGGAACTACCCGTTGCTGCAGATGTCGTGGAAGGTGGCCCCCGCGTTGGCGGCGGGCAACACGATGGTCCTCAAGCCCAGCGAGATCACCCCCTTGACCACCATCAAGTTGGTGGAGCTCCTCGAGGAGGCGGGCACGCCACCAGGGGTGGTGAACCTCGTGCTGGGCCCGGGTGACCCGGTGGGGTCGACGCTTGTGGAGAGTCCACAGGTGGATCTCGTGTCGTTCACGGGCGGCCTGGAGACCGGTCGTTCGATCATGAGTGCGGCGGCGGGCACGGTGAAGCGGGTGGCCTTGGAGCTCGGCGGCAAGAACCCGAACATCGTGTTCGCCGACGCCGATTTCGAGTCCGCCATCGATTACGCGCTCATCGCGGTGTTCTTCCATGCGGGTCAGGTGTGTTCGGCCGGAACCCGATTGGTGGTGGAGAACTCGCTGCACGAACGGTTCGTAGCCGAATTGGTGAAGCGGGCGGAGCGGATCAAGCTCGGGAACGGTCTCGATTCCGACACCGAGAGCGGCCCGTTGGTATCGGCCGAGCATCGTGCGAAGGTGGAACGCTATGTGCAGATCGGTATCGAGGAAGGCGCGTGGCTGCTCGCCGGCGGTCGAAGGCCTGAGGAACCCGCGTTGAGCCAGGGATTCTTCTATCTGCCCACCGTGTTCGACGAGTGCCGAAGCGACATGCGGGTGGTGCAGGAGGAGACGTTCGGTCCGATCATGACCGTGGAACGGTTCTCCAGCGTCGAGGAAGCCGTACGTATCGGTAACGACACGACCTACGGCTTGGCCGGGGCGGTGTGGACGAGTGACACGCGCAAAGCCGAGTACGTGGCCCGCAAACTGCGGCACGGCACCGTGTGGATCAACGACTTCGGCCCGTACCTGCCGCAGGCCGAATGGGGCGGTTTCAAGCGTTCGGGTGTCGGCCGGGAACTGGGACACGCGGGACTGGCCGAATACCAGGAGGCCAAACACATCTACGAGAACACGGCCCCCGAACCACAGCGGTGGTTCGCGCGTTGA
- a CDS encoding PASTA domain-containing protein, protein MCAIHRRLSSLVIGLLGIVTLVLGVGACLPIRAAGDGTTGMSVDPMIMPSLRGLVLSDGEDALRALGIENVSAVPVDGHMFVFNDNNWIVVRQTPDPGAVVAPDEEVTLDVEKTEAAESRFCFDGDC, encoded by the coding sequence ATGTGTGCGATCCACCGCAGGCTCTCCTCCCTCGTCATCGGTCTTCTCGGCATCGTGACTCTTGTCCTGGGGGTGGGAGCGTGTCTGCCGATTCGGGCGGCCGGTGACGGGACCACGGGGATGTCCGTGGACCCGATGATCATGCCGTCGCTGCGCGGTCTCGTGCTCAGTGACGGAGAGGACGCCCTGCGGGCTTTGGGAATCGAGAACGTCTCAGCCGTCCCGGTCGACGGTCACATGTTCGTGTTCAACGACAACAACTGGATCGTGGTACGACAAACCCCCGATCCGGGCGCGGTCGTCGCCCCCGATGAAGAGGTGACGCTCGACGTGGAGAAGACCGAGGCCGCCGAATCCCGCTTCTGTTTCGACGGCGACTGCTGA
- a CDS encoding MEDS domain-containing protein — protein MRRESALIMPVGYGWHDHACWFHTGSEAWREMLVPFFSEGAARGERLLYVSHRSTDELVGDLSPLPARDELLRGGDLTLLSLEAYRGTADESVLNEQVAQIRKAAVTTVEAGYRGLRLAVDSAHPIRSGDDIAPFVHAEMMFDEIAARLPVLLLCGYDGRYVDRSAAAALAFVHPIRQRVVFGLGCALYADGEEEHSWRLRGELDLASREVLEVALKALPVHGDVHLHLDALTFIDGNSTYALAEFAERIAPHRLVLHDPPTVLSRIVEVSRDEFPGLRQIASVR, from the coding sequence ATGCGCAGAGAGAGCGCGCTCATCATGCCGGTCGGGTACGGCTGGCATGACCATGCGTGCTGGTTTCACACCGGAAGTGAAGCCTGGCGGGAGATGCTCGTACCGTTCTTCAGTGAGGGCGCGGCCCGCGGGGAGCGCCTGCTCTATGTCTCCCACAGGAGTACCGACGAACTGGTCGGGGACCTGAGTCCATTGCCCGCACGTGATGAGCTGTTGCGGGGCGGGGATCTGACATTGCTGTCGCTGGAGGCCTATCGGGGAACCGCCGACGAATCCGTCCTGAACGAACAGGTAGCACAGATACGGAAGGCCGCCGTCACCACGGTCGAGGCCGGATACCGGGGTCTGCGCCTGGCCGTCGATTCGGCGCATCCGATCCGAAGCGGGGACGACATCGCCCCCTTCGTACACGCCGAAATGATGTTCGACGAGATCGCGGCGCGATTACCGGTGCTTCTGCTGTGCGGATACGACGGCCGTTACGTCGACCGATCCGCCGCCGCCGCGCTCGCGTTCGTCCATCCCATCCGGCAACGTGTCGTGTTCGGTCTCGGTTGCGCGCTCTACGCCGATGGCGAGGAGGAACACAGCTGGCGTCTGCGAGGGGAACTCGACCTGGCCTCGCGTGAGGTGTTGGAGGTCGCGCTCAAGGCGTTACCCGTCCACGGTGATGTGCATCTCCACCTCGATGCCCTGACCTTCATCGACGGGAACAGCACCTACGCCTTGGCCGAGTTCGCCGAGCGGATCGCACCCCATCGGCTCGTGCTCCACGATCCCCCCACCGTGTTGTCTCGGATAGTCGAAGTGTCCCGCGACGAATTCCCCGGCTTGCGTCAGATCGCGTCGGTCCGCTGA
- a CDS encoding GAF domain-containing sensor histidine kinase — translation MSSSADTGGGRRDTARSRPAVRTRSDLGLDESLTGTPGRLAETLTAGDRLHSLLNAVLAIHGELELDSTLRRTVRVALDLVEADSGALTMFDPENGSPDSVVEGHDPMWPSRTTAPQEDEPDPSTELSVPVRVRDEVVGTLYVRGKRRGGDFSAGDRAVLRVVAATAGVAVENARLFERARVRGRWLEAVAALNAELLGGASLNRSLRRVVEIAKELSDADTTLLLLTEADGALSVGAVSDPIRHLDEGALVIPGPVLTDVLRMVEPVTLEDLGRETTSLPPSVSREFGPAVISPLRSAEGMHGLLVALRKNGATGFTRQQIAAVSSFAAQATFALRFADKRESERAVALLTDRDRIAQDLHDHVIQRLFAASMSLQGALRQTHDPRTAERIGDAMRRLDLTVKEIRTSIFELHSVGTGKNSLRRRLLDAVPVLPQGFPTLSVRIGGAVDTFVPESLGRDMEVVVREAVRRLVRQAQDDGTAAEITLDVEVDDAVRIDITVAGPISVPADSRWLEQLRRRSRDHGGKTVVDDHGGTVRLLWTAPLPTSDAAPPRRGGASERARAPLSEEVTSDPAHNRCGLTCCPPILGGGHHHDHSGFREPCGAGGATAGGGGHRRAPAGYDVTRCGARSRIDR, via the coding sequence ATGTCGAGCAGTGCCGACACGGGAGGCGGCCGGCGGGACACCGCGCGCTCCCGACCCGCTGTCCGAACACGGTCCGACCTCGGACTCGACGAGTCGCTCACCGGCACACCGGGCCGTCTGGCGGAGACCCTCACCGCCGGTGACCGGCTGCACTCGTTGTTGAACGCCGTGCTCGCCATCCACGGAGAGCTGGAACTGGACTCCACCCTGCGGCGTACCGTGCGCGTCGCACTGGATCTGGTGGAGGCCGACTCCGGGGCCCTCACGATGTTCGACCCGGAGAACGGTTCCCCCGACTCCGTCGTGGAGGGCCATGACCCCATGTGGCCGTCCCGGACCACGGCACCCCAGGAGGACGAACCCGATCCGAGTACGGAGCTGTCCGTGCCCGTGCGCGTGCGGGACGAGGTGGTCGGCACTCTCTATGTCAGGGGCAAACGTCGTGGCGGGGACTTCAGTGCCGGCGATCGAGCCGTGTTGCGCGTGGTGGCGGCGACAGCCGGGGTGGCGGTGGAGAACGCCCGACTGTTCGAACGCGCTCGAGTTCGGGGCCGGTGGTTGGAGGCCGTCGCCGCTTTGAACGCGGAACTGCTCGGCGGTGCCTCCCTGAATCGGTCGTTGCGGCGTGTCGTCGAGATCGCCAAGGAGCTCTCCGACGCCGATACCACGCTGCTCCTGCTCACCGAGGCCGATGGGGCGCTGTCCGTGGGCGCGGTGTCCGACCCGATACGGCACCTGGACGAGGGTGCGCTGGTGATCCCGGGTCCCGTCCTCACCGATGTGCTGCGCATGGTCGAGCCGGTCACGTTGGAAGACCTCGGCCGGGAAACCACTTCGTTGCCTCCCTCGGTCAGCCGGGAGTTCGGCCCCGCCGTGATCAGCCCCCTCCGAAGCGCGGAGGGGATGCACGGCCTCCTGGTGGCCCTGCGGAAGAACGGCGCCACGGGATTCACGCGACAGCAGATCGCGGCGGTGTCCTCGTTCGCCGCGCAGGCCACGTTCGCGCTCCGGTTCGCCGACAAGCGGGAGAGCGAGCGGGCGGTCGCCCTGCTGACCGACCGCGACCGGATCGCCCAGGATCTCCACGATCACGTCATCCAGCGCCTGTTCGCGGCGAGTATGAGTTTGCAGGGCGCGTTGAGGCAAACGCACGACCCGCGCACCGCCGAGCGCATCGGTGATGCGATGCGGAGGTTGGATCTGACCGTCAAGGAGATCCGCACCTCGATCTTCGAACTGCACTCGGTGGGGACGGGGAAGAACAGCCTGCGGCGGAGGTTGCTCGACGCCGTACCGGTACTGCCCCAAGGGTTTCCGACGCTGTCGGTGCGCATCGGGGGAGCCGTGGACACGTTCGTGCCCGAGTCGTTGGGGCGCGACATGGAGGTCGTCGTCCGGGAAGCGGTCCGGCGACTCGTGCGACAGGCGCAGGACGACGGCACCGCCGCGGAGATCACGCTCGATGTCGAGGTCGACGACGCGGTCAGGATCGACATCACCGTGGCGGGTCCGATCTCGGTTCCGGCGGACTCACGGTGGCTCGAGCAATTGCGCCGCCGAAGCCGTGATCACGGCGGGAAGACGGTCGTCGACGACCACGGCGGCACGGTGCGGTTGCTCTGGACGGCACCGTTGCCGACCTCGGACGCCGCACCACCGCGACGTGGTGGTGCGAGTGAACGGGCGAGGGCACCTCTTTCGGAAGAGGTGACTTCCGACCCTGCACACAACAGGTGCGGGCTGACATGCTGTCCACCGATCCTCGGGGGAGGACACCACCATGACCACAGCGGATTCCGAGAGCCTTGCGGAGCGGGTGGCGCAACAGCTGGCGGCGGTGGTCATCGCCGCGCTCCGGCCGGATACGACGTCACCCGATGCGGGGCCCGATCCCGAATTGATCGGTGA